Proteins from a single region of Candidatus Methanosuratincola sp.:
- a CDS encoding 50S ribosomal protein L15e, with protein MSAYKYVRDAWRSPGEGLVKSLRTERLIKWRREPAVCPLEHPTRINKARSLGYKAKPGVVVVRVRVIRGPMNVQRPNSGRRPKRMGIYGLTVNKSVRWIAEERAAKKFPNMNVLGSYWVASDGRYAWYEVILADPSNPSIRSDKDLSWIAQPAQRGRVYRGLTAAGKRARGL; from the coding sequence ATGTCTGCTTACAAATACGTCAGGGATGCGTGGCGGAGCCCCGGAGAGGGGCTGGTGAAGAGCCTGCGCACAGAGCGCCTGATAAAATGGCGGCGCGAGCCCGCAGTCTGTCCGCTCGAGCATCCTACAAGGATCAACAAGGCCAGGTCGCTGGGATACAAGGCAAAGCCTGGCGTTGTTGTGGTCAGAGTAAGGGTAATAAGGGGCCCTATGAACGTGCAGCGCCCGAACTCAGGGAGGCGCCCGAAGAGGATGGGGATCTACGGCCTTACCGTCAATAAGAGTGTCAGGTGGATAGCCGAAGAGAGGGCTGCAAAGAAGTTCCCAAACATGAACGTCTTGGGCAGCTACTGGGTCGCCTCAGACGGCAGATATGCCTGGTACGAGGTCATCCTCGCCGATCCGTCAAACCCGTCTATAAGGAGCGACAAGGATCTCTCCTGGATAGCCCAGCCGGCCCAGCGCGGCCGTGTCTACAGGGGCCTTACTGCAGCCGGGAAGCGCGCCAGGGGCCTTTGA
- a CDS encoding KEOPS complex subunit Pcc1 — MEREYDSHESAETVMRAVSPDNKGAPAGTEIEISTSGGKLIIRVASSSDLQSFLRTVDDLLFCIQTAERAIASLGGRS; from the coding sequence ATTGAGCGGGAGTATGACAGCCACGAAAGTGCGGAGACCGTCATGCGCGCAGTCTCTCCAGACAACAAGGGCGCACCTGCCGGGACAGAAATCGAGATCTCCACCTCGGGCGGAAAATTGATAATCAGGGTTGCTTCCTCCAGCGACCTGCAGTCCTTCCTGCGGACAGTCGACGATCTCCTCTTCTGCATTCAAACTGCAGAGCGCGCGATAGCATCGTTGGGTGGGCGATCCTGA
- the glmU gene encoding bifunctional sugar-1-phosphate nucleotidylyltransferase/acetyltransferase — translation MKGVILAAGKGERLDPLNSSRPKHILPVGGSPLIFHTIRAMQRAGINEIIIVVHHMGDQIASCVGDGSAFSVGVNYVDQGRPGGTGDALRAAAPLIGDDDFLLVYGDLAFSPSSLAEMASFWAKSGKREAVVGAVMLPDASEYGAVESSGGRLVRIMEKSSLPGPGLVNAGMYVFPGCILEYLEATPLSERGEYELTTTINIAVEDGMPFWIYELKEGSWVDVGRPWNILEANRLLLDELVRGKSVGGTVEEGAQIRDDVVIERGATVLSGAYIEGPVWISSGCRVGPNCHLRPYTYLAEGVRVGNACEIKGSVVMERTHIGHLSYIGDSVLGRDCNIGAGTITANLRFDDRNVRASLKGKMVDTGHRKLGAFIGDGVKTGINVSIYPGVKIGHSSWIGPHASVQRDVPPETVVIARVEFETRPRR, via the coding sequence ATGAAGGGCGTTATACTGGCTGCCGGAAAGGGGGAGAGGCTTGATCCGTTGAACAGCAGCCGTCCAAAGCATATCCTTCCCGTGGGGGGCTCGCCCCTCATCTTCCACACAATCCGCGCGATGCAAAGGGCTGGGATAAATGAGATAATCATTGTCGTCCACCACATGGGCGACCAGATAGCTTCCTGTGTCGGTGACGGTAGTGCATTCTCGGTTGGGGTGAACTATGTCGATCAAGGTCGCCCGGGGGGGACTGGCGATGCGCTTCGGGCGGCTGCGCCGCTAATCGGGGATGACGACTTCCTTCTCGTCTACGGAGATCTTGCATTCAGCCCCTCATCTCTGGCTGAGATGGCCTCCTTTTGGGCGAAGTCAGGAAAGCGGGAGGCCGTAGTCGGCGCAGTAATGCTTCCTGATGCTTCAGAATACGGTGCCGTTGAGTCGAGCGGCGGGCGCCTAGTCCGGATAATGGAAAAGTCCTCTCTTCCGGGACCGGGCTTGGTAAACGCTGGAATGTATGTCTTCCCCGGCTGCATCCTAGAGTACCTTGAGGCCACGCCCCTTTCGGAGAGGGGTGAGTACGAACTGACCACCACAATAAATATCGCCGTCGAGGACGGGATGCCTTTTTGGATCTATGAGTTGAAGGAGGGAAGCTGGGTTGATGTCGGGAGGCCTTGGAACATACTCGAGGCGAACCGGCTCCTGCTCGATGAGCTGGTGAGGGGAAAGTCGGTCGGGGGTACCGTGGAAGAAGGAGCCCAGATAAGGGACGATGTTGTAATCGAAAGAGGTGCAACCGTCCTCTCAGGCGCATACATAGAGGGCCCTGTCTGGATCTCTTCTGGCTGCAGGGTCGGACCTAACTGCCACCTCAGGCCGTACACCTACTTAGCCGAAGGTGTGAGGGTGGGGAACGCATGCGAAATCAAGGGCAGCGTGGTTATGGAGCGAACCCATATCGGGCACCTATCATACATAGGCGACAGCGTTCTGGGCAGGGACTGCAATATAGGTGCAGGGACCATCACCGCTAACCTGAGATTCGACGATAGAAATGTCAGGGCGTCCTTGAAGGGGAAGATGGTCGACACCGGCCACAGGAAGCTGGGGGCATTTATAGGGGACGGGGTGAAGACTGGGATCAACGTCTCGATCTACCCCGGGGTTAAGATAGGGCACTCGAGCTGGATAGGCCCGCATGCCTCTGTCCAAAGGGACGTTCCGCCGGAGACTGTGGTGATCGCTAGGGTGGAATTTGAAACGCGCCCCAGGCGGTGA
- a CDS encoding CBS domain-containing protein, whose amino-acid sequence MEFVMSRRVVRGFLRSDGTPNFSNNVYSKPKELEYLVQRPVVSATANTPIIKAIDLMLSKGIRRIPITTSKGELIGIITATDMVNFFGGGEYYNLVKLRYGGRFFSALYAPVESIMTREVVSADVDESFSDVLGKMIRENVGSVPVVDGGILMGIITEYDVVRYLSGRSMTGRVEDYMSRNPVMASPNITIKSIARLMVSNGFRRIPIVEGGDVRGIVTTMDIVRYFGEGKAFRKIILDEMDQVISVSAKEIMSEGAVKVSPGDKLGDVAPLIRTSGVGAVLVEHGGTIVGILTERDLLMALATE is encoded by the coding sequence GTGGAATTTGTTATGAGCCGAAGGGTAGTCAGGGGTTTTTTAAGGAGCGACGGAACACCGAATTTCTCGAACAACGTCTACAGCAAGCCAAAAGAACTCGAATATCTAGTGCAGAGGCCTGTAGTTTCTGCGACCGCCAATACCCCGATAATAAAGGCAATCGACCTCATGCTCTCTAAAGGGATAAGGAGGATCCCGATTACCACCAGCAAGGGAGAGCTCATAGGGATAATCACCGCTACCGACATGGTAAACTTCTTCGGTGGAGGCGAGTACTACAACTTGGTCAAGCTCAGGTACGGCGGCCGTTTCTTCTCTGCCCTGTATGCTCCGGTCGAGTCTATTATGACCAGAGAAGTCGTATCCGCCGACGTGGACGAGAGCTTCTCGGACGTGCTCGGCAAGATGATACGCGAGAACGTCGGATCCGTGCCTGTTGTGGACGGCGGCATACTGATGGGAATCATAACCGAGTATGACGTAGTGAGGTACCTCTCAGGCAGATCGATGACCGGAAGGGTTGAGGATTACATGTCTAGGAACCCTGTGATGGCCTCCCCAAATATCACGATAAAATCAATTGCCCGCCTTATGGTCTCGAACGGGTTCCGGAGGATCCCGATCGTGGAAGGAGGGGACGTGAGAGGGATCGTCACTACCATGGATATAGTCCGATACTTCGGTGAAGGGAAGGCATTCAGGAAGATCATATTGGATGAGATGGACCAGGTGATCTCAGTCTCTGCAAAAGAGATAATGAGCGAGGGGGCTGTGAAGGTTAGTCCTGGAGACAAGCTTGGCGATGTCGCCCCATTGATAAGGACCAGTGGCGTCGGCGCAGTCCTCGTTGAGCACGGCGGTACCATCGTCGGCATACTCACTGAGAGAGACCTGCTTATGGCGTTGGCGACCGAGTAG
- a CDS encoding 30S ribosomal protein S3ae gives MSETKAPVKLKDKWRQKKWYNVFAPAAFGNVEIGKTLADDPQKLVGRVLETTLYNITEDFSLLHVKLHFRITKVEGDKAYTMFIGHDLARDYLRSLVRRGGSRIDGIFNMVTKDGYKVRVGIIALSAVRTKSSQKRMIRHLMEDTVNKKSAQLLYDELAQQLVLGKIASEIYNAAKSVYPLRKIEVRKSELVEAGSPVQPAPQPEAQPPQ, from the coding sequence ATGTCCGAAACGAAAGCACCGGTTAAATTGAAGGATAAGTGGCGACAGAAGAAGTGGTATAATGTATTTGCACCTGCCGCTTTCGGGAATGTCGAGATCGGAAAAACTCTAGCTGATGATCCGCAGAAGCTGGTCGGCCGCGTATTGGAGACGACCCTTTACAACATCACAGAGGATTTCTCGCTTCTGCACGTCAAGCTTCACTTCAGGATAACGAAGGTTGAAGGCGATAAGGCATATACAATGTTCATAGGTCATGACCTCGCGAGGGACTACCTGAGGAGCCTAGTGAGGAGAGGTGGATCCCGGATAGATGGGATATTCAACATGGTCACGAAGGACGGCTACAAGGTCCGTGTTGGCATCATAGCACTATCGGCAGTGAGGACAAAGAGCTCGCAGAAGCGGATGATACGCCACCTGATGGAGGATACTGTCAACAAGAAGAGCGCGCAGCTCCTCTATGATGAGTTGGCGCAACAGCTGGTGCTCGGCAAGATAGCCTCGGAGATATACAATGCAGCAAAGTCTGTATACCCCCTGAGGAAGATCGAGGTAAGAAAGAGCGAGCTCGTTGAGGCAGGTTCCCCTGTACAGCCCGCTCCGCAGCCCGAGGCACAGCCGCCCCAGTAA
- a CDS encoding redox-regulated ATPase YchF, with translation MIAGLVGKTHVGKTTFFCASTLAPAKIGAVPFTTIEPNQGIASIRVKCVCKEMKVKDDPRNSVCSEGVRWVPVKLVDVAGLVPDAHKGRGLGNKFLDDLRQADGFIQVVDASGSTDANGNACQPGTRDPVDDVRFLEHEITMWMTGILKKDWDRIVKGIRQLKEDGVALLTERLTGLMISRRHVLAAINARDELKKRVDEWTDEDLKTFVEELRKASKPMVIAANKIDIRQAEGNIERLRQEFKDRTVVPCSAEAELALRLAAKKGIISYNPGDPDFKVLKEEGLNERQKEGLRKIRDLLGKWGSTGVQEAIESIYKKELKMISVFPVEDANKLTDHKGNVLPDVVLIQDGTTARGLAYKIHSDLGDGFLYAIDVRTGQKIGDDYRIRDRDIIKIVSAKGVRG, from the coding sequence ATGATCGCAGGTCTTGTAGGCAAAACGCATGTGGGGAAGACGACATTCTTCTGCGCAAGCACCCTTGCCCCAGCAAAGATAGGGGCGGTGCCATTCACCACAATAGAGCCGAACCAAGGGATCGCCAGCATAAGGGTAAAGTGCGTATGCAAGGAGATGAAAGTGAAAGACGACCCTAGGAATTCAGTCTGCAGCGAGGGGGTCAGATGGGTACCGGTGAAGCTCGTAGACGTCGCAGGGCTCGTCCCGGATGCCCACAAGGGTCGCGGGCTCGGCAACAAGTTTCTGGACGACCTGCGCCAAGCGGACGGTTTCATACAGGTGGTCGATGCATCAGGCAGCACCGATGCCAACGGAAACGCCTGTCAGCCAGGTACCAGAGATCCTGTGGACGACGTGAGGTTCCTCGAGCATGAGATAACGATGTGGATGACAGGCATCCTGAAGAAAGACTGGGACAGGATCGTCAAGGGGATAAGGCAGCTGAAGGAGGACGGGGTCGCGCTGCTCACCGAGAGGCTCACGGGGCTGATGATAAGCAGGCGGCACGTCCTGGCTGCGATCAATGCAAGGGACGAGCTGAAAAAGAGGGTCGATGAATGGACAGACGAAGACTTGAAGACATTTGTCGAGGAGCTCAGGAAGGCATCGAAACCGATGGTGATAGCCGCAAACAAGATCGACATAAGGCAGGCTGAGGGGAACATCGAAAGGCTTAGGCAGGAGTTCAAGGACAGGACGGTAGTCCCCTGCTCGGCAGAGGCTGAGTTGGCTTTGAGGCTGGCAGCGAAGAAGGGGATAATAAGCTACAACCCGGGCGATCCAGACTTCAAGGTGCTCAAGGAGGAGGGGCTGAACGAGAGGCAGAAGGAGGGGCTCCGTAAGATAAGGGACCTCCTAGGGAAGTGGGGAAGCACAGGGGTCCAGGAAGCCATAGAGAGCATTTACAAGAAGGAGCTGAAGATGATCTCTGTCTTCCCTGTGGAGGACGCGAACAAGCTCACGGATCATAAGGGTAACGTTCTCCCGGATGTCGTACTGATCCAAGACGGGACGACCGCGAGGGGCTTGGCCTACAAGATCCACTCCGACTTGGGGGACGGATTCCTATATGCCATCGATGTGAGAACAGGGCAGAAGATAGGGGACGACTACAGGATCAGGGACAGGGACATAATCAAGATAGTCTCTGCAAAAGGCGTGCGGGGTTAG
- a CDS encoding 30S ribosomal protein S15, giving the protein MRKSKIKGSSHSIRPIESGAPKWVKVSPEEVESLVLEMAKKGLSPSQIGVQLRDQYGIPLAKQITNKKVLEILRSRGAAPEIPEDLFNLIKHTAAIRRHLEEQPKDMSSKRGLQLLESKIRRLTKYYTATGRLPKDWKYSPEKASILVR; this is encoded by the coding sequence TTGAGGAAGAGTAAGATTAAGGGCAGTTCCCACTCGATCAGACCGATCGAGAGTGGCGCTCCCAAGTGGGTCAAGGTCTCTCCGGAGGAGGTCGAGTCCCTGGTATTGGAGATGGCTAAGAAGGGTCTTTCGCCTTCACAGATAGGAGTACAGCTAAGGGATCAGTATGGCATCCCGCTCGCCAAACAGATAACCAACAAGAAGGTACTCGAGATACTCAGGTCAAGGGGAGCTGCACCGGAGATCCCTGAAGACCTTTTCAATCTCATAAAGCACACCGCTGCCATAAGGCGCCATCTGGAGGAGCAGCCGAAGGACATGAGTTCGAAGAGGGGACTGCAGCTGCTCGAGTCTAAGATAAGGAGGCTCACGAAGTACTACACTGCGACAGGGCGCCTTCCCAAGGACTGGAAGTACTCTCCTGAAAAGGCCTCTATACTGGTCCGTTAG
- a CDS encoding hydroxyacid dehydrogenase has translation MRVLIADEVDAECGSRLRAAGFEVDEKFDLSQDSLKGIVGLYDVLIVRSRTKVTREIIELAKNLKIIGRVGVGLDTIDVRAAEEAGIKVLNTPQMSTVAVAELVMGMMLSLARRIHSANDSMKKGLWEKKKFHGIELNGKTLGVVGFGRIGRAVAERSKAFGMSILVYDVVVDEGALARLGAERVNRVEELLSRSDVVTVHVPLLPETYHMFGDSAFSSVKQGSFFINASRGEVVDTAALLRALKSGRLAGAALDVFEHEPPETPEERELVSLPNVLVTPHVGAQTREAQSLGAVLIAENIINAFKTL, from the coding sequence ATGAGGGTGCTCATTGCCGACGAGGTCGATGCTGAATGCGGATCAAGGCTCAGGGCCGCAGGATTCGAAGTCGATGAAAAATTTGATCTTTCGCAGGATTCGCTCAAGGGCATCGTCGGACTCTACGACGTGCTGATCGTAAGGAGCAGGACCAAGGTAACGCGCGAAATAATCGAGCTGGCTAAGAACCTTAAAATCATCGGAAGGGTCGGGGTGGGCCTCGACACAATCGACGTCAGGGCTGCCGAGGAGGCTGGAATAAAAGTCCTCAATACCCCGCAGATGTCCACAGTCGCAGTCGCTGAACTCGTGATGGGCATGATGCTCAGCCTTGCGAGGCGAATCCACTCCGCTAACGATTCAATGAAGAAAGGACTATGGGAGAAGAAGAAGTTCCATGGCATCGAGCTCAACGGAAAGACGCTGGGGGTAGTTGGCTTCGGAAGGATAGGGAGAGCAGTCGCTGAGAGATCCAAGGCATTTGGGATGAGTATCCTCGTCTATGACGTCGTGGTTGACGAAGGTGCCCTGGCGAGGCTGGGTGCCGAGAGGGTGAACCGGGTCGAGGAGCTCCTTTCCAGGTCGGACGTGGTGACCGTCCACGTCCCGCTTCTGCCGGAGACCTACCACATGTTTGGCGACTCTGCCTTCTCATCGGTGAAGCAGGGATCATTCTTCATAAACGCCTCGAGGGGGGAGGTTGTCGATACCGCAGCCCTCTTAAGGGCTCTGAAAAGTGGGAGGCTCGCAGGGGCCGCGTTGGACGTCTTCGAGCACGAACCCCCCGAGACCCCCGAGGAGAGGGAACTTGTGTCTCTGCCGAATGTACTCGTCACCCCGCATGTCGGCGCCCAGACTAGGGAGGCCCAGTCCCTGGGGGCAGTACTCATAGCCGAAAACATTATAAACGCCTTTAAGACGCTTTAG
- a CDS encoding RNA-binding domain-containing protein has product MISKVSISLIFHATEDQSRVEQALLNLLPEGMRGSAQVKYAVAKGHHGNEIRVASLEEEGSAAKSVVDYITKLLPPGDLLRLRDEVDRYFDSRSTFFMRLDKQKAFSGQLRLSESDDIIRVKISVQLHKGDHSKLFQILNLG; this is encoded by the coding sequence ATGATATCAAAAGTCTCAATCAGCCTGATCTTCCATGCTACGGAGGATCAAAGTAGGGTCGAGCAGGCCCTCCTGAACCTCCTCCCCGAGGGGATGCGCGGCTCTGCCCAGGTCAAATACGCCGTGGCGAAGGGTCACCACGGGAACGAGATACGTGTCGCCTCCCTCGAGGAAGAGGGCTCGGCGGCTAAGAGTGTAGTGGATTACATCACAAAGCTCCTTCCGCCAGGGGACCTGCTGCGCCTCAGGGACGAGGTGGATCGGTATTTTGACTCGAGATCTACGTTCTTCATGCGGCTTGACAAGCAAAAAGCCTTCTCTGGCCAACTCCGCCTTTCAGAAAGCGATGACATAATCAGGGTAAAGATCTCGGTACAATTACACAAAGGGGATCACTCGAAGCTTTTTCAAATCCTCAACTTGGGATGA
- a CDS encoding DUF2095 family protein — MGFSEKELKRDYPNLYREVRSASASVRPLKVDRGRGYDPSVIDFLQRCSTDEEGLEVIDFLEKRGEISEAYANSLRKKIAESGIRSFGKKRESGYYFKKFG, encoded by the coding sequence ATGGGGTTCTCAGAGAAGGAGTTGAAGCGGGACTATCCCAACCTTTACAGGGAGGTCAGGTCTGCCTCGGCGAGCGTTCGCCCACTGAAGGTTGACAGGGGCAGGGGTTACGACCCGTCGGTGATAGACTTCCTCCAGCGGTGCAGCACAGATGAAGAAGGATTGGAGGTCATTGACTTTTTGGAAAAGAGGGGCGAGATCTCGGAGGCTTACGCCAACTCCCTCAGGAAAAAGATCGCGGAGTCGGGGATAAGATCTTTCGGGAAGAAGAGGGAGTCGGGCTACTACTTCAAGAAGTTTGGCTAA
- a CDS encoding radical SAM protein — MNGIQPERNVVKKDHRKVRLRFALAYPSPYSVGMSNLAVRLLYELINGREDCLCERFFFSGFRTPPVSLESKLPLSAFDVVGFSLQHEIDYLRMLDMLDSSSIELFASRRKRPIVIAGGPAASSNPAPLEDFIDLFVIGESEPVLDYLLESLSEGQNPRQLAGSRSGLYASGLEAERGRVDSLEDAPHAVRQVHPVSGQGFSSTFLLEVSRGCNRGCRFCLECFLYRPRRERSFRKVREILERGLHLSGLDRVTCISSAFFDHREIGDILAWMRDRRLRYSLPSMRISKTGRDVAELLAAGGQRTITIAPESPSSRLREVINKPLDESELMGLLEASRRAGIRSLKVYFMVGIPGEDMSDLEHLRPMLAGAISAGFDPRSIHVSVNPMIPKGNTPFQWARIVSESEYKSRVSRMRQICSDLGIRRFESMDYRWGAVQASLSISGREASSLLFLALKDISEGGQGDLGTWRRVLKGIGRDFETIQPTYSEDDALPWELIKGGPTKSLLLREYRRAFGGQV; from the coding sequence GTGAACGGTATACAGCCCGAAAGGAACGTGGTCAAGAAAGACCACAGGAAGGTCAGGCTGAGGTTCGCGCTCGCGTACCCGAGCCCGTATTCTGTTGGGATGAGCAACCTGGCAGTCAGACTCCTCTATGAGCTCATTAACGGCAGGGAAGACTGTCTGTGCGAGCGCTTCTTTTTCTCGGGCTTCAGGACGCCCCCGGTCAGCCTCGAATCAAAACTGCCCCTGAGCGCGTTCGACGTCGTGGGATTTTCCCTCCAGCACGAGATCGACTATCTCCGTATGCTGGACATGCTGGACTCTTCTTCGATCGAGCTTTTTGCATCTCGGAGGAAACGCCCCATAGTGATCGCTGGCGGACCTGCAGCATCTTCCAACCCGGCCCCCCTTGAGGATTTCATCGACCTGTTTGTGATCGGCGAGTCCGAGCCTGTCCTTGACTACCTCCTGGAAAGCCTCTCTGAAGGGCAGAACCCTAGGCAACTGGCTGGATCCAGGTCCGGTCTTTACGCCTCGGGCCTTGAGGCAGAGCGAGGGCGCGTGGACTCGCTCGAGGACGCTCCGCATGCAGTCAGACAGGTACACCCCGTTTCTGGGCAGGGCTTCTCCTCAACTTTCCTGCTTGAGGTCAGCAGAGGGTGCAACAGGGGGTGCAGGTTCTGCCTTGAGTGTTTCCTCTACAGGCCGAGGCGAGAGCGCTCCTTCAGGAAGGTCAGGGAGATCCTAGAGCGGGGCCTCCATCTTTCCGGTCTCGACCGGGTCACATGCATAAGTTCTGCCTTCTTCGACCACCGGGAAATAGGAGACATTCTGGCATGGATGCGGGACAGGCGCTTAAGGTACTCGCTCCCCTCCATGAGGATCTCCAAGACCGGGAGGGATGTCGCCGAGCTCCTTGCGGCAGGTGGCCAGCGAACAATCACGATTGCCCCTGAATCCCCCTCCAGCCGCTTGAGGGAGGTGATAAACAAGCCCCTCGACGAATCGGAACTGATGGGACTCCTTGAGGCATCCCGCAGGGCAGGTATCCGATCCTTGAAGGTTTATTTCATGGTGGGGATACCTGGCGAAGATATGTCGGACTTGGAGCACCTGAGGCCAATGCTAGCGGGGGCAATCTCGGCAGGCTTCGACCCGCGCTCAATACACGTGAGCGTGAACCCCATGATCCCGAAAGGGAATACGCCTTTCCAATGGGCCCGCATCGTCAGCGAGTCCGAATATAAATCCAGAGTCTCGAGGATGAGGCAGATCTGCTCTGACTTGGGGATACGGAGGTTCGAGTCGATGGATTACAGGTGGGGCGCGGTGCAGGCATCTCTCTCCATCTCGGGCAGAGAGGCATCGTCTCTACTTTTCCTCGCGCTCAAGGACATCTCCGAGGGAGGTCAAGGCGATCTCGGGACATGGAGGCGCGTGCTGAAAGGCATCGGTAGAGACTTCGAGACAATCCAGCCTACGTACTCCGAGGATGACGCCCTCCCCTGGGAACTGATAAAAGGGGGTCCGACCAAATCTCTATTGCTACGTGAATACAGGAGGGCTTTCGGGGGGCAGGTCTGA
- a CDS encoding DHH family phosphoesterase, whose protein sequence is MPAGEPVLVVCHLDADGITSGSIIASALLKSGASPHIRVVKQLDEAAIAEIMPVKTKYVVFTDMGTGQKQLLGRLGSADRRIFIIDHHQPPAAQGGEAGGESGSILELNPHFFGFDGSTEISASGTAFLVARKMSSENSSLAPLAVVGALGDMQDKGDRSSLVGINASIAEEAQRSGLIAISKGLKLYGFESRPLVKSMEYTLNPYLPGLSGDEGACFKFLKNAGVEPRKQDGSWRSISDLSADETRQITSALIKYLISQGLSSQDAESVVGVLYSIKSEAADSPLRDAREFASSVNACGRLGRYGLGISICLGDRSGALAELKELLMEYRKKISGYLRWLESNPSALRVMNSIQVILAGDSIDDRMIGTIISIAFSMKPFTRSRPIFGLSNAEGVVKVSARGTPELVRRGLNLGSAIGEASEQVGGTGGGHNIAAGAQIPLGKEEAFLSIVDGIVTKMIGGVKL, encoded by the coding sequence ATCCCTGCTGGTGAACCGGTCCTTGTCGTCTGTCACCTTGACGCTGACGGCATAACTTCTGGAAGCATAATCGCCTCGGCGCTTCTCAAGTCGGGCGCAAGCCCCCACATCAGGGTGGTCAAGCAGCTCGACGAGGCGGCTATAGCAGAGATAATGCCGGTCAAGACGAAGTACGTCGTATTTACCGATATGGGCACAGGGCAAAAGCAGCTGCTTGGGAGATTGGGGTCTGCTGACAGACGCATCTTCATCATCGACCACCACCAGCCACCCGCTGCTCAGGGTGGTGAGGCTGGAGGGGAATCAGGCAGCATATTGGAACTCAACCCCCACTTTTTTGGCTTCGACGGGTCGACTGAGATCTCCGCGTCTGGGACTGCGTTTCTCGTTGCCAGGAAGATGTCTTCAGAGAACTCTTCGCTTGCCCCCCTCGCGGTCGTCGGGGCACTCGGGGACATGCAGGATAAGGGGGACCGTAGCTCGCTGGTCGGCATCAATGCCTCGATCGCCGAGGAAGCCCAGAGATCCGGGCTGATCGCAATTTCAAAGGGACTTAAGCTCTATGGATTCGAGTCAAGGCCCCTGGTTAAGTCCATGGAATACACGCTCAACCCCTACCTGCCTGGGCTGAGCGGAGACGAGGGTGCGTGCTTCAAGTTCTTGAAGAATGCGGGGGTCGAGCCCCGCAAACAGGACGGCAGCTGGCGGTCAATCTCAGATCTTTCTGCTGATGAGACCCGGCAGATCACAAGCGCTCTGATAAAATACCTTATCTCACAGGGGCTTTCGAGCCAGGATGCGGAAAGCGTCGTGGGTGTCCTGTACTCGATAAAGTCCGAGGCTGCGGACTCCCCCCTGAGGGACGCCAGGGAGTTCGCCTCGTCAGTCAATGCCTGCGGGCGCTTGGGTAGATATGGGCTGGGCATATCCATTTGCCTCGGAGACCGGTCAGGTGCACTCGCGGAACTAAAGGAGCTCCTCATGGAATACAGGAAGAAGATCTCGGGTTACCTCAGGTGGCTTGAAAGCAACCCTTCGGCCTTAAGGGTGATGAACAGCATCCAAGTGATTCTTGCGGGCGACAGTATTGACGACCGGATGATTGGTACCATAATATCTATCGCCTTTTCCATGAAGCCTTTCACCCGGAGCAGGCCGATTTTCGGCCTCTCGAATGCGGAGGGGGTTGTGAAGGTGTCTGCAAGGGGGACCCCTGAGCTGGTGCGGAGGGGTCTCAATCTCGGCTCCGCGATAGGGGAAGCCTCCGAGCAGGTTGGGGGCACAGGCGGAGGTCACAATATCGCAGCCGGCGCGCAGATACCCCTCGGAAAGGAGGAGGCGTTTCTCTCGATAGTCGACGGGATAGTTACAAAGATGATCGGGGGAGTCAAGCTCTGA